The Leptospira noumeaensis genome has a segment encoding these proteins:
- a CDS encoding PaaI family thioesterase yields MQTLTTEETQKILEEMTVNFNHGGRKITVPPPIFVAMNAEIISYTKGKSITVSFPVTEDQTNPMGMMQGGVIAAAFDNAFGPLSYLVAKRPTTTIDMNIQYIRGVAVGQKVIVTATVEAKGFSTIHMVGEMRTEKDKLLSTATTNLLILKIPSGAGE; encoded by the coding sequence ATGCAAACGCTCACAACCGAAGAAACTCAAAAAATCTTAGAAGAAATGACTGTAAATTTTAATCATGGCGGAAGAAAAATCACAGTTCCACCTCCCATCTTTGTAGCTATGAATGCGGAGATCATTTCCTACACAAAAGGGAAAAGTATTACTGTTTCATTTCCAGTTACGGAAGACCAAACAAATCCCATGGGAATGATGCAAGGTGGTGTGATTGCGGCAGCATTTGATAATGCTTTTGGGCCCTTAAGTTACCTTGTGGCAAAACGCCCAACAACGACAATCGATATGAATATCCAATACATTCGAGGAGTGGCAGTGGGGCAGAAGGTCATTGTGACTGCAACCGTGGAAGCAAAAGGATTTTCAACCATTCATATGGTAGGGGAGATGCGAACAGAAAAGGACAAACTATTGTCTACGGCGACAACGAATCTTTTGATTCTAAAAATTCCAAGTGGGGCAGGAGAATAA
- a CDS encoding YheT family hydrolase: MSLFKPIPILSGAMVQSFMASFKSKSDKRYGRSIAGEWRSVKAKDGTTLLARLHDIPNPRGLVILVHGWEGSIHSSYIVRTSRYFLQKGYSVYRLNLRDHGDTHHLNEGIFNGSLLLETYEAVRELVKLSGSKLPVYLAGFSLGGNFVLRIAGRHSLVKAADQIPGLKHCFAFSPALDPKRATIKMDEHPFLRKYFLNSWKTSLVKKANLFPHLYSFHDLDNYQSVMHLTEKMVREFSHFSSVDEYFDSYTLNDLFFKSIRIPTTILTSMDDPVIPWKEFAEIPTSSYLEVVIESRGGHCGFIEDLSRSSYYWRLMEKKMG; this comes from the coding sequence ATGAGTCTTTTTAAGCCAATCCCCATTCTATCTGGTGCCATGGTTCAATCCTTCATGGCTTCTTTTAAATCAAAATCAGATAAACGTTATGGTCGTTCCATCGCAGGGGAATGGAGATCGGTCAAAGCCAAAGATGGAACCACATTACTTGCACGTTTACATGATATCCCAAATCCTAGAGGCCTTGTAATTTTGGTGCATGGGTGGGAGGGAAGTATTCATTCTAGTTATATAGTAAGGACTTCGCGGTATTTTTTGCAGAAAGGGTATTCTGTTTATCGGTTAAATTTGCGAGACCATGGGGACACTCACCATCTAAATGAAGGAATCTTTAACGGTAGTTTGCTTTTGGAAACTTATGAAGCAGTGAGAGAACTTGTGAAACTTTCTGGTTCTAAGTTACCAGTGTATTTAGCCGGGTTTTCGTTAGGTGGGAATTTTGTTCTCAGGATAGCAGGAAGGCACTCTCTTGTGAAAGCCGCAGACCAAATTCCTGGTTTAAAACATTGTTTTGCTTTTAGTCCCGCACTTGATCCGAAAAGGGCAACCATCAAAATGGATGAACATCCTTTTCTAAGGAAATATTTTTTGAATTCATGGAAAACCTCTCTAGTTAAAAAAGCAAATTTGTTCCCTCATCTCTATTCCTTTCATGATTTGGACAATTACCAATCAGTGATGCACTTAACAGAAAAAATGGTGCGAGAGTTTTCTCATTTTTCTTCTGTGGATGAATATTTTGATTCTTATACTTTGAATGATTTGTTTTTTAAATCGATTCGTATCCCAACGACCATCCTAACTTCTATGGATGATCCTGTAATTCCATGGAAAGAATTCGCAGAAATCCCCACTTCTTCTTATTTAGAAGTAGTGATTGAGTCTAGAGGTGGGCACTGCGGATTTATTGAGGATCTTAGTCGTTCTTCTTATTATTGGAGATTGATGGAAAAAAAGATGGGTTGA
- a CDS encoding TetR/AcrR family transcriptional regulator, translating to MPIKSSQKSENKKQQAREKSIERILSSAIALFAKHGFSQTTMEMIANHAKISKGLAYNYFKSKNQIFEQIIDSHLAKQEKFYNNIPPNLSAKEYVREFFNRSIQFAKEERKTMVLISVCLFQPGSVSLSKKMLENVERRFAPFKEAMRERFRSYGVKEPDKEMILIKTFLHGVIMSQHFNDTTTCTPTIIEMVLERYDYKN from the coding sequence GTGCCCATAAAGTCATCACAAAAGTCAGAGAACAAAAAACAACAGGCAAGGGAAAAATCCATTGAACGGATTCTATCCTCAGCAATCGCCTTGTTCGCAAAACATGGGTTTTCTCAAACCACCATGGAAATGATTGCTAATCATGCCAAAATTTCCAAGGGCCTTGCTTATAATTATTTCAAAAGCAAAAACCAAATTTTTGAACAAATCATCGATAGTCACCTCGCCAAACAAGAAAAGTTTTATAACAATATTCCACCAAACCTTTCTGCCAAAGAATATGTCCGGGAATTTTTTAACAGGTCCATTCAATTTGCGAAAGAAGAAAGAAAAACTATGGTTTTGATTTCTGTCTGCCTTTTCCAACCGGGTTCGGTTTCTCTTTCGAAAAAGATGTTAGAAAACGTGGAAAGAAGGTTTGCCCCTTTCAAAGAGGCAATGCGAGAAAGATTCCGATCTTATGGAGTTAAAGAACCAGATAAGGAAATGATCCTTATTAAAACATTTCTACATGGTGTCATTATGAGCCAACATTTCAATGATACAACGACATGTACACCGACGATCATTGAAATGGTTTTAGAAAGATACGATTACAAAAACTAA
- a CDS encoding ParA family protein — MKIITVANIKGGTSKSTTAIHLALALSKKGSTLAIDMDPQADLSDFFFPEEPVEFFDSGNTLSVLNAETTLAESVKPSNNIDVLPSIIELSDLSYLASKDFSMIPRLKNILLKAKYDYVIIDTPGSGSSENIASYLPASVILVPVTPSKWAVRTVAQVLKKVEEAERFDEQSKKKSVMILPSQWGTSQKQMDLLEKLNTIKSLKILEPIPKNESIRDRTETGKPLQEGSAPWKAFEILAEKLK; from the coding sequence ATGAAGATCATTACTGTTGCCAATATCAAAGGCGGAACTTCCAAATCCACAACAGCCATCCATTTGGCTTTAGCTCTTTCCAAAAAAGGCTCTACTCTAGCCATAGACATGGATCCTCAAGCAGATCTTTCTGACTTTTTTTTCCCCGAAGAACCAGTAGAATTTTTTGATTCCGGCAACACCCTATCCGTATTAAACGCAGAAACAACTCTCGCCGAATCAGTAAAACCATCCAACAACATCGACGTACTACCATCCATCATCGAACTTTCCGACTTAAGTTACTTAGCATCCAAAGATTTTTCCATGATTCCTCGCCTAAAAAACATCTTACTCAAAGCTAAATACGATTACGTAATTATTGACACACCAGGTTCAGGTTCTTCAGAAAACATTGCGTCTTACCTACCTGCCTCAGTAATCCTTGTTCCTGTCACTCCATCAAAATGGGCAGTTCGAACAGTGGCCCAAGTTTTGAAAAAAGTCGAAGAAGCCGAAAGGTTTGATGAACAATCAAAGAAAAAATCCGTAATGATCCTCCCCTCTCAATGGGGAACTTCCCAAAAACAAATGGATCTTTTGGAAAAACTAAACACGATAAAATCTCTAAAAATTTTAGAACCAATCCCAAAAAACGAAAGTATTCGGGACCGTACAGAGACTGGCAAACCTCTACAAGAAGGAAGTGCTCCTTGGAAAGCTTTCGAAATCTTAGCGGAGAAATTAAAATAA
- a CDS encoding helix-turn-helix domain-containing protein: MKELKRTGVWVAQWMDDLGLSANQTRLYAEIISLDAKGGCFASNEYFGRVLRLKPDTISRLVSQLKKKGLLKQTGFDGRKRFLKPLVPNLNEESGSDGDPKRSLFLGNKKEVSLGFGSKSGLEVDQEPSSKYQIHPSIHKKTSSIERDDWKEFLLWGEKRFSKSTRVFLSELCGPESLTGPQLSYWERFKANPG; the protein is encoded by the coding sequence ATGAAAGAACTAAAAAGAACTGGCGTTTGGGTTGCCCAATGGATGGATGATTTGGGGCTCAGTGCCAACCAAACAAGGTTGTATGCAGAGATTATTTCTTTGGATGCTAAGGGAGGATGTTTTGCTTCGAACGAATATTTTGGACGGGTCTTACGTTTGAAGCCAGATACTATCTCTAGGCTTGTATCTCAATTAAAGAAAAAGGGTCTATTGAAACAAACCGGGTTTGATGGAAGGAAACGTTTTTTAAAACCTCTGGTGCCAAATTTGAATGAAGAGTCTGGGTCGGATGGAGATCCAAAACGAAGTTTGTTTTTGGGGAACAAAAAGGAGGTCTCTCTTGGGTTTGGATCCAAGTCTGGGTTGGAGGTGGATCAGGAGCCTTCTTCTAAATACCAAATACATCCTAGTATACATAAAAAAACTTCTTCTATTGAAAGAGATGATTGGAAAGAATTTTTACTTTGGGGTGAAAAACGTTTCTCCAAGTCTACGAGGGTTTTTCTTTCTGAGCTTTGTGGTCCTGAATCCTTAACTGGGCCTCAACTCTCTTATTGGGAGAGGTTTAAGGCGAACCCAGGTTAA
- a CDS encoding helix-turn-helix domain-containing protein has product MKTNRTGIWIPVWIENLNLSHSQTKLYAEIVSLHDKGGCFASNRYFAEVLGLKNDTVSRLIASLKKLGLLEQTGFDGRRRFLKPIFLKASEKNASPNTESLEKNPMQKLTKRMEITQVSTSKKSNAGWDKNGASFSSTIEVQKRVQKKSSWDEFKNWSEKTLSKSTYFEIACLPSPESLQGSLILIWKQWLETKSQLSLGRISVS; this is encoded by the coding sequence ATGAAAACAAATCGAACAGGAATTTGGATTCCCGTTTGGATTGAGAACCTGAACCTTTCTCATAGCCAAACCAAATTATATGCAGAAATTGTCTCCCTACACGACAAAGGCGGATGTTTTGCCTCGAATCGTTATTTCGCAGAAGTATTAGGGCTAAAAAATGATACAGTCTCAAGACTCATCGCCTCACTGAAAAAACTAGGCCTACTCGAACAAACTGGCTTCGATGGGAGAAGACGATTTTTAAAACCGATCTTTTTGAAGGCATCTGAAAAGAACGCATCTCCAAACACTGAATCCTTGGAAAAAAATCCAATGCAGAAATTGACTAAAAGGATGGAAATCACCCAAGTCTCCACTAGCAAAAAATCCAATGCAGGTTGGGATAAAAATGGAGCCTCCTTTAGTAGTACAATAGAGGTACAAAAAAGAGTACAAAAGAAAAGTTCGTGGGATGAATTTAAAAATTGGAGTGAAAAAACTTTATCTAAGTCCACATATTTTGAAATCGCTTGTTTACCTTCGCCGGAATCCTTACAAGGCAGTTTGATCTTGATTTGGAAACAATGGTTAGAAACAAAATCGCAACTTTCTCTAGGAAGAATTTCTGTTTCTTAA
- a CDS encoding ParB/RepB/Spo0J family partition protein codes for MKTKTNYNPADILSRASARTSSLNPFLKEEATSNHNATEIPIDQVLTENNPRKTFNESTIRELAESISQYGLLQPIVVRKKSGKYELINGERRFRAHKLLKRKTILAIVKNVEQIDISKLPEIKLVENLQREDLSESDLALSLQELKNRHKETNEQLAKRINKSAQWVKTKISHAEILKESTTNLNTDKNHPIFQIPTSLFTEIAPLDVQNRKKAIDYLIKGLEKKGDFPSRNDLREYVRPLKPNKPKQTKPKLGNLELKDLKNKLLKIKEKISFLQNEKAILEETIRKYKK; via the coding sequence ATGAAAACAAAAACAAACTATAACCCAGCCGATATCCTCTCCAGAGCAAGCGCCCGAACCTCTTCTCTGAACCCATTCCTAAAAGAAGAGGCCACATCAAATCACAACGCAACAGAAATTCCCATAGACCAAGTCCTGACCGAAAACAACCCCAGAAAAACTTTCAACGAATCCACAATTAGAGAATTGGCAGAATCAATCTCCCAATACGGGCTTCTACAACCTATTGTTGTAAGAAAAAAATCGGGAAAGTATGAACTCATCAATGGGGAAAGAAGATTTCGTGCACACAAACTTCTCAAACGAAAAACAATTCTCGCCATTGTAAAAAATGTAGAACAAATCGACATTTCCAAACTACCCGAAATTAAATTAGTAGAAAATTTACAAAGAGAGGACCTCTCCGAATCGGATCTTGCATTGTCCTTACAAGAATTAAAAAATAGACACAAAGAAACAAACGAACAACTCGCGAAACGAATCAACAAATCTGCGCAGTGGGTAAAAACAAAGATCTCACATGCTGAAATTTTAAAAGAGTCCACTACAAATTTAAATACTGATAAAAACCACCCCATCTTTCAAATACCAACAAGTTTGTTTACGGAAATTGCCCCCTTAGATGTACAAAATAGAAAAAAAGCAATCGACTACCTCATCAAAGGACTCGAAAAAAAAGGAGACTTCCCTTCTCGAAACGATTTACGTGAATATGTTCGTCCCTTAAAACCAAACAAACCGAAACAAACAAAACCAAAACTAGGTAACTTAGAACTAAAGGATCTTAAAAACAAACTTCTAAAAATTAAGGAAAAAATTTCTTTTTTACAGAATGAAAAAGCCATTTTAGAGGAAACCATTCGTAAATATAAAAAATAA
- a CDS encoding pyrimidine/purine nucleoside phosphorylase produces MSSFVSVTVLKPANIYFNGNVTSRTILFANGEKKTLGIMMPGEYEFGTDQKEIMEIQSGKLSVLLPGSETWLQIDGQSEFEVPAGSKFKLKVQTVTDYCCSYV; encoded by the coding sequence ATGAGCTCATTTGTATCAGTAACTGTACTAAAACCTGCCAATATCTATTTCAATGGAAACGTAACCAGTCGGACGATCCTCTTTGCAAACGGAGAGAAAAAAACCTTGGGAATTATGATGCCGGGTGAATATGAATTTGGAACCGACCAGAAAGAAATTATGGAAATCCAATCTGGCAAACTTTCCGTATTATTACCAGGATCCGAAACATGGCTTCAAATCGACGGTCAGTCTGAATTTGAAGTCCCTGCTGGATCCAAGTTCAAACTAAAAGTCCAAACAGTAACAGACTACTGTTGTTCTTACGTTTGA
- a CDS encoding hemin-degrading factor has protein sequence MNENLKQQWENLTKEMPKLRIRDAAKHLKVSEAELLATKIGKTAKLLKPDFANFLVNTTSLGYVMALTRNESCVHERKGIYNNVSVNGQTALAVGEDIDLRIFLKDWKYGFYVEEPKENGFQRSFQFFDKRGEAVHKIYQTDKSAVDGWEKLKAQFVDETQKFTNPIIETITKTETDDPKVIPDFLDAWSKLEDTHDFFSLLRKYKYSREYSLKVANGKFSFKISTENFLSLMMESSKRDLDVMIFVGNPGMIQIHTGKIQKLEPMGPWFNVLDPEFNLHLRTDRIESVYIVDKPTRDGLVSSVEVFDNEGNLILQMFGKRKPGIPQSNLWFQLSREYLNKNEELNPSFV, from the coding sequence ATGAATGAAAACTTAAAACAACAATGGGAAAATCTTACGAAAGAAATGCCCAAACTCAGGATCCGCGATGCGGCAAAACATTTAAAGGTAAGCGAAGCAGAATTACTTGCAACAAAAATTGGTAAAACTGCTAAATTACTCAAACCAGATTTTGCAAATTTTTTAGTCAATACGACAAGTCTCGGTTATGTGATGGCACTCACTAGAAACGAATCTTGTGTTCACGAAAGAAAAGGAATTTACAACAATGTATCTGTCAACGGACAAACCGCACTGGCTGTTGGAGAAGACATTGACCTTCGTATCTTTCTAAAAGATTGGAAATATGGTTTTTATGTCGAAGAACCAAAAGAAAATGGCTTCCAGCGCAGTTTCCAATTTTTTGATAAAAGAGGAGAAGCCGTACATAAAATCTACCAAACGGATAAGTCGGCAGTTGATGGCTGGGAAAAACTAAAAGCTCAATTTGTTGACGAAACCCAAAAGTTTACAAACCCAATCATTGAAACAATCACCAAAACGGAAACCGATGACCCAAAAGTAATTCCAGACTTTTTAGATGCATGGAGTAAACTCGAAGACACACATGACTTCTTTTCTTTGCTTAGAAAATATAAATACTCACGCGAATATTCTCTTAAAGTCGCAAATGGTAAATTTTCGTTCAAAATTTCTACCGAAAATTTTTTAAGCCTGATGATGGAATCAAGTAAACGTGATCTAGATGTTATGATTTTTGTTGGGAATCCCGGTATGATCCAAATCCATACAGGGAAAATTCAAAAATTAGAACCTATGGGCCCATGGTTCAATGTATTAGATCCTGAATTCAATCTTCACTTAAGAACCGATAGAATCGAGTCTGTTTATATTGTCGATAAACCAACCAGAGATGGACTTGTTTCTTCTGTGGAAGTATTTGATAACGAAGGGAACTTGATTTTACAAATGTTTGGAAAAAGAAAACCAGGAATCCCACAATCCAATCTTTGGTTCCAACTTTCACGAGAGTATTTAAACAAAAACGAAGAACTAAACCCTTCTTTTGTATAA
- a CDS encoding YegP family protein produces MSAKFEIYKDKSGEFRFRLKAGNGEIIASSEGYSSKQACENGINSIKTNAASAEIVDQT; encoded by the coding sequence ATGTCAGCAAAATTTGAAATTTATAAAGACAAATCAGGAGAATTCCGATTCCGCTTAAAAGCAGGAAATGGGGAAATCATTGCATCAAGTGAAGGTTATTCTTCTAAACAAGCTTGCGAAAACGGCATTAATTCAATAAAAACTAATGCCGCATCTGCGGAAATCGTAGATCAAACGTAA
- a CDS encoding TetR/AcrR family transcriptional regulator, which produces MKRSSYHHGDLKNSIIRSCHKLLQKKGASDFSLREVATLSGVSHAAVYRHFQDKEEVLEILASIGFDRLRSLQRKVPQNTKDPDGYFVKLGLVYVQFAIKNPNYYKLMFQTKREKESKELKQSKLRSYAVLVHGCRFYLKAKKRKENHRSFALMSWSLVHGFSNLSLETNFPLSEGKRLNQSQIELAETMLRYAT; this is translated from the coding sequence GTGAAACGCTCCTCTTACCATCACGGGGATTTAAAAAATTCAATCATTAGGTCTTGTCACAAACTTTTACAGAAAAAAGGTGCATCCGATTTTTCCTTACGAGAGGTTGCCACTCTTTCTGGCGTTTCCCATGCGGCAGTTTACAGACATTTTCAGGACAAAGAAGAGGTTTTAGAAATTTTAGCTTCCATCGGGTTTGATAGACTTAGGTCTTTACAAAGAAAAGTTCCACAAAATACCAAGGATCCAGATGGTTATTTTGTCAAACTGGGATTAGTTTATGTCCAATTTGCGATTAAAAATCCAAATTATTATAAACTGATGTTCCAAACAAAACGAGAAAAAGAATCAAAAGAATTGAAACAATCAAAATTGCGATCGTATGCAGTTCTCGTACATGGTTGTCGTTTTTACCTGAAAGCCAAAAAGAGAAAAGAAAACCACCGGAGTTTTGCACTCATGTCTTGGTCTCTCGTACACGGATTTAGTAATTTAAGTTTAGAAACCAATTTTCCACTTTCCGAAGGCAAACGATTGAACCAAAGCCAAATTGAGTTAGCAGAAACGATGCTTCGTTATGCAACTTGA
- a CDS encoding MASE3 domain-containing protein: MPLLLVGTFPDTLYREYEIGYFLIFHNVTEIFSVIVSFSIFGLGYYSYSQSKNSHTLFLGIGFLVVGLVDFMHALGYKGMPDFVTPNSGNKSSQFWIFSRLVTAIILFVAIYIKPNEKYKLIRERVLISLGLLLVSIIFLLVIFFHDWIPTTYEQGRGLTSFKKNTEYVIMAILCISLVMYKRANFYTSKKQLQYYLSAFIVCIFSEMVFAVYTSVYDVYNVIGHIYKIGAFYLIYKAVFLAAINEPYEKLIETNQLLSKEIEENKLYAEMIQKSLREKENLIGEIFHRTKNSIQLVRSILMMQASDFPDDKNIQSIVEDTSIKIQTMSLVHDHLYANKDLSEIRVSDYLQSLVEMVKQSFPTSGIKINIHFEVEEGVLLLDTAVPLGLVFTELLSNSFKYAFPEKSVGDISIRFSFEGNTCHFGYSDNGIGFPNGFESMKHKKLGLNLAKIIAEKQMGGTLDIDGAQGFQLNLRFPNDLYKRRV, from the coding sequence TTGCCTCTTCTGCTAGTTGGTACATTCCCGGATACTCTTTATAGAGAATATGAAATTGGATATTTTTTAATTTTTCATAATGTAACAGAAATTTTTAGCGTGATCGTTTCTTTTTCGATTTTTGGGCTCGGTTACTATTCCTATTCCCAAAGCAAAAACTCTCATACATTGTTTTTGGGAATAGGTTTTCTCGTTGTTGGTTTGGTAGATTTTATGCATGCACTTGGTTATAAGGGGATGCCTGATTTCGTTACTCCCAACTCCGGTAATAAATCATCGCAGTTCTGGATATTCTCTAGGCTAGTCACCGCAATTATCTTGTTTGTTGCCATTTACATCAAACCAAACGAAAAGTATAAACTAATCCGTGAAAGAGTTTTAATTTCTCTGGGGCTTTTGCTCGTATCTATTATATTTCTTTTGGTAATATTTTTCCACGATTGGATACCAACAACTTATGAGCAGGGAAGGGGATTAACTTCGTTTAAAAAAAATACAGAATATGTGATCATGGCGATACTTTGTATTTCTTTGGTGATGTACAAAAGAGCAAATTTTTATACTTCCAAAAAACAACTTCAATATTATTTATCTGCTTTTATTGTCTGTATATTTAGTGAGATGGTTTTTGCTGTATACACTAGTGTTTATGATGTTTATAATGTAATAGGGCATATTTATAAAATCGGTGCATTTTATTTAATTTATAAGGCGGTATTTCTTGCTGCAATCAATGAACCATACGAAAAACTCATTGAAACCAACCAACTACTCTCAAAGGAAATTGAGGAAAATAAGTTATATGCAGAGATGATTCAAAAATCTTTGCGAGAAAAAGAAAATTTAATCGGCGAAATATTTCATAGAACAAAAAATTCCATTCAATTGGTAAGATCCATCTTAATGATGCAGGCATCTGACTTTCCTGATGATAAAAATATACAATCCATCGTAGAAGATACTTCTATAAAAATCCAAACCATGTCATTGGTTCATGACCACTTGTATGCAAATAAAGATTTAAGTGAAATTCGGGTTTCTGATTATTTACAATCACTTGTTGAAATGGTTAAGCAATCATTCCCAACTTCTGGAATCAAAATCAACATTCATTTTGAAGTAGAGGAAGGTGTTTTGCTTTTGGATACCGCGGTTCCGCTCGGACTTGTATTTACGGAATTACTATCGAATAGTTTTAAGTATGCTTTCCCGGAAAAATCTGTTGGTGATATTTCAATTCGATTTTCATTTGAGGGGAATACTTGTCATTTTGGATATAGTGATAATGGAATTGGATTTCCAAATGGGTTTGAATCAATGAAACATAAAAAATTGGGTCTGAATTTGGCAAAGATCATCGCAGAAAAACAAATGGGAGGAACCTTGGACATTGATGGTGCCCAAGGGTTTCAGTTAAATTTACGTTTTCCTAATGATTTATACAAAAGAAGGGTTTAG
- a CDS encoding 7TM diverse intracellular signaling domain-containing protein — MIPLGRIKLFLLIFVFLSCGTKIPERPLIQYTFESKSLEQVMSGSAVWSKAHELKYNFGYWKPSVWVKFDLINPDPEVRDCILELEAPWVDSVLLGWEEDGKLVQKQFDGFRSFENREIQHRNPVYRFTLKPLETKTIYARIQNSGILSAPFRVWRLNSFFDRMERDYIANGAYFGIIFALFLYNLLIYVSVRERAYVYYCLYLATLAINYSLLGGFFKQMIFPDLNMSVKPYLYVSVNASLTFVGLFSLTFLNLKNINPFLHRLILLSVAAFGAMAVFSFIIPHNWIEVSFIYTFPYIFLLLMSAGAYSYIKGVKSSLFFLFAWVTLFVGVIFDSLTKASLIPSTTFGRYGVQIGTALEVILFSLALGRRLRFLLEENLLAQGQLTTIKKDLETARKIQMRILPDTVPKNQKLSMVVSYQPLYDVGGDFYDYFEFSEGFGLVIADVTGHGVSAALDSSTVKIAFRNAKEFKESPKDLIGAMNRFLCTSLNARFVSAAYFYIDFKRMKLCFSSAGNPPFILIRNREIESFECPGLLLGVRPNFSYEQKEVSLEKGDRLLFFTDGLYENLRPEEEPETILFPEIQPLVDLRQELFHLNLMNKLSEMRQSSKDDITLVSIDLTKN; from the coding sequence ATGATCCCACTCGGCAGAATTAAATTATTTCTTTTGATTTTTGTTTTTCTGTCTTGTGGAACTAAAATTCCAGAACGCCCACTCATCCAATACACCTTTGAATCCAAATCATTAGAGCAGGTCATGTCAGGATCCGCAGTTTGGTCAAAAGCGCATGAATTAAAATATAACTTTGGGTATTGGAAACCTTCTGTTTGGGTGAAATTTGATTTGATCAATCCTGATCCTGAAGTCCGTGATTGTATTCTTGAATTAGAAGCACCTTGGGTCGACAGTGTTTTGTTAGGTTGGGAAGAGGATGGAAAGTTAGTTCAAAAACAATTTGATGGTTTCCGTTCCTTTGAAAATAGAGAAATCCAACACAGAAATCCAGTTTATCGATTCACTTTGAAACCATTGGAAACCAAAACTATTTACGCAAGGATACAAAACTCAGGAATCTTAAGCGCTCCTTTTAGAGTTTGGAGGCTCAATTCATTTTTTGATCGAATGGAAAGAGATTACATTGCGAATGGTGCTTACTTTGGGATTATCTTTGCTTTGTTTTTATATAATCTTTTGATCTATGTGAGTGTTCGGGAAAGAGCCTATGTATATTATTGTTTGTATTTAGCTACCTTAGCGATTAATTATTCTCTCCTTGGCGGGTTTTTTAAGCAGATGATTTTTCCTGATTTAAATATGTCTGTTAAACCTTATCTTTACGTTTCCGTAAATGCTTCGTTAACGTTTGTCGGACTTTTTTCTCTGACTTTTTTAAATCTAAAAAATATAAATCCGTTTTTACATCGTTTGATTCTTTTGAGTGTGGCTGCTTTTGGAGCCATGGCTGTTTTTTCATTCATCATCCCTCATAATTGGATTGAAGTTTCTTTTATTTATACTTTTCCATATATTTTTCTATTACTTATGTCTGCCGGTGCTTATTCCTATATCAAAGGTGTTAAGTCTTCCTTGTTTTTTCTCTTTGCTTGGGTTACACTTTTTGTGGGTGTTATTTTTGATTCTTTAACAAAAGCATCTTTAATTCCTTCTACCACTTTCGGTCGTTACGGTGTTCAAATCGGAACCGCTTTGGAAGTAATTCTATTTTCTTTGGCCCTTGGTAGAAGGTTGCGTTTTTTACTAGAAGAAAATCTCCTTGCACAAGGCCAACTAACCACAATTAAGAAGGATTTGGAAACTGCGCGAAAAATCCAAATGAGGATTCTTCCTGACACAGTACCCAAAAATCAAAAATTGTCTATGGTCGTCTCTTACCAACCTCTGTACGATGTAGGGGGGGATTTTTATGATTATTTTGAGTTTTCTGAAGGGTTTGGTTTGGTCATTGCCGATGTGACAGGTCACGGTGTGAGTGCTGCTCTCGACTCATCCACAGTAAAGATTGCATTTCGAAATGCGAAAGAATTTAAAGAGTCCCCGAAAGATTTGATTGGTGCGATGAATCGTTTTCTCTGTACAAGTTTGAATGCTCGTTTTGTCAGTGCTGCGTATTTTTATATAGATTTTAAACGGATGAAGTTATGTTTTTCTTCGGCAGGAAATCCTCCGTTTATCCTGATTCGTAATAGAGAAATAGAATCATTTGAATGTCCAGGGCTTCTTTTGGGTGTTAGGCCTAATTTTTCTTATGAACAAAAAGAAGTTAGTTTGGAGAAAGGGGATAGGCTTCTTTTTTTTACTGATGGTTTATACGAAAATTTAAGACCAGAAGAAGAACCCGAAACCATTCTGTTTCCTGAGATCCAACCTTTGGTCGATTTGCGCCAAGAATTGTTTCATTTAAATTTAATGAACAAGTTGTCCGAAATGAGACAAAGTTCAAAAGATGACATCACCTTGGTGTCCATTGATTTAACAAAGAATTAG